Proteins from one Podospora pseudoanserina strain CBS 124.78 chromosome 1, whole genome shotgun sequence genomic window:
- a CDS encoding hypothetical protein (EggNog:ENOG503PGQZ; COG:S; CAZy:CE3): MRFFASTIVAGLAATAAGQKVKVMLLGDSITEISCWRPLVWTQLTSAGLANNVDFVGSMSNLQGKCSRPAGFDPNHEGHSGWQAYDIARNNIAGWVQSTKPDIVQFMLGTNDVNIGKRNVQSILDSYTTMLNAMRAANPKVKVIIDKLIPTSWSDATIEAVNNAIPGWAQQHTTSQSPIVVADCSRAAGFTNNMLEGDGVHPNSQGDQFIARQVGPKLIQFINDVQGGSGNPTPTNAVPTPTSTPATTLVTSTASSPQPTGGNCAALYGQCGGQGFNGPTCCSQGTCRASNQWYSQCL, encoded by the exons ATGAGGTTCTTCGCTTCCACCATTGTTGCTGGCCTTGCCGCCACTGCGGCTGGTCAAAAGGTCAAAGTTA TGCTACTCGGTGACTCCATCACTGAGATCAGCTGCTGGAGACCTCTAGTATGGACTCAACTCACCTCCGCCGGGCTGGCAAACAACGTCGACTTTGTCGGAAGCATGAGCAATCTCCAGGGAAAGTGCTCAAGGCCGGCAGGCTTTGACCCCAACCACGAAGGCCACTCAGGCTGGCAAGCGTACGACATTGCGAGGAACAACATCGCCGGCTGGGTCCAGAGCACCAAGCCTGATATTGTCCAGTTCATGCTCGGCACCAACGACGTCAACATCGGCAAGCGGAACGTGCAGAGCATCTTGGATTCGTACACGACTATGCTCAATGCTATGCGGGCTGCGAATCCGAAGGTGAAGGTTATT ATCGACAAGCTCATCCCAACAAGCTGGAGTGACGCAACGATCGAGGCCGTCAACAATGCCATCCCTGGCTGGGCACAGCAACACACCACATCTCAATCCCCCATCGTCGTCGCGGATTGCTCACGGGCTGCCGGGttcaccaacaacatgctcgagggtgatggtgtccACCCCAACAGCCAGGGTGATCAGTTCATCGCGAGACAAGTCGGTCCCAAGCTGATCCAGTTCATCAACGACGTCCAAGGCGGATCtggcaacccaacccccaccaacgcCGTGCCAACGCCGACATCGACACCTGCGACAACTTTGGTTACCAGCACGGCGAGCTCCCCTCAGCCGACAGGCGGAAACTGCGCTGCGTTATATGGGCAATGC
- a CDS encoding hypothetical protein (antiSMASH:Cluster_5) has translation MKPQEKSLLTHELALWEKHAKGKGREEDEGLVMSWASDTFRAVPTTLSPMSTRPHVPQDRHIEILGRSLACRGPDGQLSFDLLQDRAEASLADPDNRRFWGVMRGTPEIFWESLREIAVMLYSGN, from the exons ATGAAACCACAGGAAAAGAGCTTATTAACGCACGAGCTGGCTCTTTGGGAGAAGCATGCCAAGGGtaaaggaagagaagaggacgaAGGGTTGGTTAT GTCCTGGGCATCAGACACCTTCCGCGCCGTCCCCACAACTCTGAGTCCCATGTCAACTCGACCCCACGTCCCCCAAGATAGACACATAGAGATCCTTGGCCGGAGCTTGGCTTGTCGTGGTCCTGACGGACAGCTGTCTTTCGATCTACTACAGGATAGAGCGGAAGCTTCCCTGGCAGACCCAGACAACAGGCGCTTTTGGGGCGTCATGAGAGGCACACCAGAGATTTTCTGGGAGTCTCTCAGGGAGATTGCGGTTATGCTGTACTCTGGTAACTAG
- a CDS encoding hypothetical protein (EggNog:ENOG503P433; COG:S; antiSMASH:Cluster_5), with amino-acid sequence MAIYRPKALHQDKRSTQLVDTTAPKSFAITAVYLLLSLASATPVTLEARDLLNSIGPTATAEQEKWCPALAYDTYSCYNTVAISPTGQLKFVSASEHGKWNIRLPGQNLNIRFEGSTHAKIVYHKDGAGTHAFRYANGGDEPPENHWQSWRWRVGAGLLKWDSIAGNLRTTLSQKDWSKAEVAVRDKGGKAWNFGWYLDRSRYYCVTELECPGNLATVFDPWA; translated from the exons ATGGCCATTTACAGGCCTAAGGCCCT TCATCAAGACAAGAGATCAACCCAGCTAGTCGACACCACGGCTCCCAAGTCTTTCGCCATCACGGCGGTGtaccttctcctctctctcgctTCCGCAACCCCCGTCACCCTCGAAGCAAGAGATCTCCTGAACTCCATTGGACCAACTGCCACGGCCGAGCAGGAGAAATGGTGCCCGGCTCTTGCCTATGACACCTACAGCTGCTACAACACCGTGGCCATCTCCCCGACCGGCCAGCTCAAGTTCGTCTCTGCTTCCGAGCACGGCAAGTGGAACATCCGCCTCCCTGGGCAGAACCTCAACATCCGTTTTGAGGGAAGCACTCATGCCAAGATTGTCTACCACAAAGATGGTGCTGGTACCCATGCCTTCCGCTATGCGAACGGCGGTGATGAGCCTCCTGAGAACCACTGGCAGAGCTGGCGTTGGCGCGTTGGTGCCGGTCTGCTGAAGTGGGACTCGATCGCCGGCAACCTGCGCACTACGCTGTCTCAAAAGGATTGGAGTAAGGCTGAGGTGGCTGTTAGGGACAAGGGCGGCAAGGCCTGGAACTTTGGCTGGTACTTGGACCGCTCCAGATACTACTGCGTTACCGAGCTCGAGTGCCCCGGTAACTTGGCTACGGTGTTTGATCCTTGGGCTTGA
- a CDS encoding hypothetical protein (antiSMASH:Cluster_5), with protein MFTLPGLGSLPQLMPRAPVRRGCLHTETKPPKKAQENEPTVDGTSTCGQWVSSYGNNPPKKAQENPTVDATSTRAQWVSSYGNKPPKKGASFSGHWLPVSPGYLDLDAPESGYHAHLMIMHDSTSWLQSGMTVIKGFMRRLA; from the exons ATGTTTACCCTGCCGGGGCTTGGCAGTCTCCCACAGTTGATGCCACGAGCACCCGTGCGCAGGGGGTGTCTTCATACGGAAACAAAACCCCCAAAGAAGGCCCAGGAGAATGAGCCGACTGTGGATGGTACGAGCACTTGTGGACAGTGGGTGTCCTCCTACGGCAAcaatccccccaaaaaagctCAAGAGAACCCCACCGTGGATGCAACAAGCACTCGGGCACAGTGGGTGTCCTCTTATGGTAACAAACCCCCGAAGAAGGGAGCGTCGTTTTCAGGCCATTGG cTTCCTGTCAGTCCCGGTTACTTGGACCTTGATGCACCCGAGTCTGGCTACCATGCCCACTTGATGATCATGCACGACTCGACTTCTTGGCTTCAGTCCGGGATGACGGTCATCAAGGGTTTCATGCGCAGGCTCGCTTAA
- a CDS encoding hypothetical protein (COG:S; EggNog:ENOG503P11C; antiSMASH:Cluster_5), translating to MLSHNHANYQARLDFVRNLLNDRFSLGDELDISLMTPSAVLNNYWDGTFQPGTVAIPKGTKDLVVRLGNRDTEGVHQATAIHCSSDLWDAFVQRGVPAQFESLSDKDDKVVVHCDFSPTNILFAKASGRITALIDYDFSWISHPSYEFLRSFDGLGGQFRGWSSDEESQEAALRDAKLHGFPVSLPSTTESDSGVDWVVSKAWEEALEAEGVKRPRTMEGIDRVADVDTILCAILPWRVNNADILARQTEEVIIECRNNNEEHLDKLLTRLGF from the exons ATGCTCTCTCACAATCACGCCAACTACCAAGCTCGGCTTGATTTCGTGCGCAACCTCTTGAATGACCGTTTTTCTCTCGGG GACGAACTTGACATCTCCCTCATGACCCCGAGTGCAGTTCTAA ACAACTACTGGGATGGCACCTTTCAGCCAGGTACTGTGGCCATTCCCAAGGGCACAAAAGACCTCGTGGTGCGACTTGGTAATCGTGATACTGAGGGTGTCCACCAAGCGACCG CCATCCATTGTTCCTCGGATTTATGGGATGCTTTCGTCCAGCGGGGCGTTCCGGCTCAGTTCGAGTCGTTGAGCGATAAGGATgacaaggtggtggtgcacTGTGATTTTA GCCCAACCAACATCTTATTTGCCAAAGCCTCGGGGCGTATAACCGCCCTCATTGATTATGATTTTTCCTGGATCTCTCACCCCTCTTACGAGTTTCTGCGCTCATTCGATGGTCTCGGGGGCCAATTTCGAGGCTGGTCCAGCGACGAAGAGAGCCAGGAAGCAGCGTTGAGAGATGCCAAACTCCACGGGTTTCCTGTCTCCCtaccatccaccaccgagTCAGACTCGGGAGTTGATTGGGTTGTTTCGAAGGCCTGGGAGGAGGCATTGGAGGCTGAAGGAGTCAAACGACCAAGGACTATGGAAGGTATCGATAGGGTGGCTGACGTTGACACAATCCTATGTGCTATTTTGCCATGGCGCGTGAACAACGCCGACATCTTGGCTCGCCAGACTGAGGAGGTTATCATTGAATGCAGAAACAATAATGAGGAGCATCTGGACAAGTTGTTAACCCGCCTGGGATTCTGA
- a CDS encoding hypothetical protein (COG:I; EggNog:ENOG503NW83; antiSMASH:Cluster_5), which translates to MAYDYALVHLKYTIPLAALLTLIAYPIFHRIHFLQIGSLIVVSFLATLPWDSYLIRSNIWTYPPDAIIGPRLYGIPIEELFFFVIQTYITSLFYILLSKPLFHPLYLSTQRNPPQRIARGKVIGQGILVALTLYGVHQIRTGGPGTYLGLILAWAFPFALLTFTVAGRFILTLPLTSTVVPIIIPTVYLWLVDELALGRGTWAIESGTKLGWCLFGVLDIEEATFFLATNILIVFGMAVFDQYLAIIFAFPHLFPKVPRSPTPLMLVQSRFSNTKQYDLERIAGLSDAVTRLKAKSRSFYLANSLFTGRLRIDLILLYSFCRLADDLVDDSTSRAEVKSWTTKLYKFLDLHYKSDIKANKARINDYIDEAFPPEAKSALKYLPATILPSQPLYQLIEGFELDSQFSFHDSSELAKFPIVDEDKLNYYGQCVAGTVGELCVALIIEHCEPEMPDERKKMLMSASRTMGVALQYVNIARDIVVDAEMGRVYLPTTWLKEEGLTPEDVVAHPRGKHVENLRRRLLSEAFKLYDEARPKMNGIPKEARGPMIGAVETYMEIGRVLRELEGGVELERGKATVPGGRRLKTVLKALFSA; encoded by the exons ATGGCTTACGATTATGCCCTTGT ACATTTAAAATACACGATACCCCTTGCTGCGTTGCTCACACTTATCGCCTACCCAATATTCCACCGAATACACTTCCTCCAGATTGGGAGTCTAATAGttgtctccttcctcgcgaCGCTACCATGGGACTCATACTTGATCAGAAGCAACATTTGGACCTACCCGCCAGACGCCATCATTGGGCCTCGTCTCTATGGAATTCCAATTGAAGAGCTGTTCTTCTTCGTGATTCAAACATACATCACCTCGCTCTTCtacatcctcctcagcaagcCATTGTTCCACCCTCTGTACCTCAGCACCCAGAGAAACCCACCGCAACGTATCGCCAGAGGCAAGGTTATCGGACAGGGCATTCTCGTCGCATTGACGCTCTATGGTGTTCACCAGATTAGAACTGGCGGTCCTGGCACCTATCTGGGACTTATTCTGGCATGGGCCTTCCCATTCGCCTTGTTGACCTTTACTGTTGCGGGCAGATTTATTCTAACCCTGCCCTTGACCTCCACTGTGGTTCCGATCATCATTCCGACAGTCTACCTGTGGCTCGTGGACGAGCTGGCTTTGGGACGTGGAACTTGGGCCATTGAATCCGGCACGAAGCTGGGATGGTGTCTGTTTGGTGTCCTTGACATCGAGGAGGCTACCTTCTTCCTCGCGACCAATATCCTCATTGTGTTCGGCATGGCAGTTTTTGACCAGTACTTGGCCATCATCTTTGCCTTCCCTCACCTGTTCCCCAAGGTGCCTCGGTCTCCCACGCCTTTGATGTTGGTCCAGAGCCGGTTCTCAAACACCAAGCAATACGATCTCGAAAGGATTGCGGGCCTGTCCGACGCTGTGACTCGGCTGAAGGCAAAGAGCAGAAGCTTCTACCTGGCCAACTCGCTTTTTACCGGCCGTCTTCGCATCGATTTGATTCTTCT GTACTCCTTCTGCCGCCTCGCCGATGATCTCGTCGACGACTCCACCTCCCGCGCCGAAGTCAAGTCCTGGACCACCAAGCTCTACAAGTTCCTCGACCTCCACTACAAGTCCGACATAAAAGCCAACAAAGCCCGGATCAACGACTATATCGACGAGGCTTTCCCACCCGAGGCAAAGTCAGCACTCAAGTATCTCCCAGCTACCATTCTCCCCTCTCAGCCTCTCTACCAACTCATCGAGGGCTTCGAGCTCGACTCCCAATTTTCTTTTCATGACTCCTCCGAGTTGGCCAAGTTCCCCATTGTCGACGAGGACAAGCTCAACTACTACGGCCAATGCGTGGCGGGAACAGTAGGCGAACTCTGCGTTGCTCTCATCATCGAGCACTGCGAGCCAGAGATGCCTGATGAGCGCAAGAAGATGCTCATGTCGGCTTCACGAACAATGGGCGTGGCGCTGCAATATGTCAACATTGCACGGGACATTGTTGTAGATGCCGAGATGGGAAGGGTCTACCTTCCCACTACCTGGCTCAAGGAGGAAGGTCTCACCCCAGAAGACGTCGTCGCCCATCCAAGGGGGAAACATGTGGAGAacctgaggaggagattacTGAGCGAGGCGTTCAAGTTGTATGATGAGGCGAGGCCGAAAATGAATGGGATTCccaaggaggcgagggggccGATGATTGGGGCGGTGGAAACGTATATGGAGATTgggagggtgctgagggagctggaggggggtgtggagctggagagggggaaggcgACTGTTcctggggggaggaggttgaagacggTGCTTAAGGCCTTGTTTTCTGCTTGA
- a CDS encoding hypothetical protein (EggNog:ENOG503Q3DC; COG:S; antiSMASH:Cluster_5), with protein MSKIAQTPAPIDTAVKAKQADSASKRLASHFYHQPIRTKAQIPLSCLARPRPGRNVETGTAPQFNQAPTLNQANLFPPYHLRRSPRSQPQPHIPKMVPRIHTYRPLLRLAHRQIPAQPRPNLIAAVAFSTSQSTRNQPPPPPPPPPSQTPSEPLPETIHISDASTPPPPEPLITKTIPNRRPNRRRLISRLLFAGTFLLLGTIGGSTLRLFISPPTPPTPDTDQDKYVISDLHSQASRLPIVQQLSSDPAWTSWEAYNTLPPSHRAQHITAHTLRGSRGVGGYQRIFHKASTGELVSVIFFGPATIGWPGVVHGGCLATILDESCGRAAFKQWGGLAGVTAKLNIEYKKATLANGFYIIRVRPRTEEELPERERGKRHYKSWVDAVIEDPATGHVTVKAEALFVGGKGNGKGEGEKKFSWGGKVQDAHAEF; from the coding sequence ATGTCAAAGATCGCACAAACCCCTGCCCCGATCGACACCGCTGTCAAGGCAAAACAAGCAGATTCCGCTTCCAAGCGCTTGGCATCCCACTTTTATCATCAGCCAATCAGAACCAAGGCGCAAATCcccttgtcttgtcttgctcggcctcggcccgGACGGAACGTGGAAACCGGCACGGCACCGCAATTCAACCAAGCACCAACCCTTAATCAAGCCAACCTTTTTCCTCCGTATCACCTCCGCCGATCGCCGAGATCACAACCGCAACCACACATCCCGAAAATGGTCCCGAGAATACACACCTACCGTCCGCTCCTGCGGCTTGCCCACCGGCAAATCCCCGCCCAACCCCGACCAAACCTTATCGCCGCCGTCGCgttctcaacctcccagtCGACCCggaaccaaccaccaccaccaccaccaccaccaccctcacaaaccccctccgAACCCCTCCCGGAAACCATCCACATCAGCGACGcctccactccccctcccccagagcctctcatcaccaaaaccatccccaaccgccgccccaaccgccgccgtctgatctcccgcctcctcttcgccggcaccttcctcctcctcggcacaaTCGGCGGCTCAACCCTCcgcctcttcatctcccccccgacccctcccacccccgacACCGACCAAGACAAATACGTCATCTCCGACCTCCACTCCCAAgcctcccgcctccccatCGTCCAGCAACTCTCCTCCGACCCAGCCTGGACCAGCTGGGAAGCctacaacaccctccccccatcccaccgcGCCCAGCACATCACAGCCCACACCCTCCGCGGCTCCCGCGGCGTGGGCGGCTACCAGCGCATCTTCCACAAAGCCTCCACCGGCGAGCTCGTCTCGGTGATCTTCTTCGGTCCGGCCACCATCGGCTGGCCCGGTGTTGTTCACGGGGGGTGTTTAGCCACTATTCTGGATGAGAGCTGCGGTAGGGCGGCGTTTAAGCAATGGGGTGGGCTGGCGGGTGTGACTGCCAAGCTGAATATCGAATACAAAAAGGCGACGTTGGCGAATGGGTTCTATATCATAAGAGTAAGACCaaggacggaggaggagttgcCTGAACgtgagagggggaagaggcatTACAAGAGCTGGGTGGACGCGGTGATTGAGGACCCGGCTACGGGGCATGTGACGGTGAAGGCGGAGGCGTTGTTtgtgggggggaaggggaatgggaagggggagggtgagaagAAGTTTAGTTGGGGGGGAAAGGTGCAGGATGCGCATGCCGAGTTTTGA
- the CRY-1 gene encoding Mitochondrial cryptochrome (COG:L; COG:T; antiSMASH:Cluster_5; EggNog:ENOG503NYHG) → MLVYRTTTQPSSDRSHSRATMTASKAPQNILIHIIRRDLRTSDNPLFHAAATAPDEEKFDAYLPLYVFDAQQIDVSGFIQSAGATNPYGSPRSQVAGYHRCGPHRAKFLGEAVWDLSETLKELKSGLFIRVGRIPDVVETLVSELAKKDAKIGAVWMTSHEGSEEKADEKAVASLCKKVGAKWKLWVDEKYFIDDRDTGLESIDKLPGVFTEYKKKQLPLREKPRPVLPPIEKGSLPPLIDAALVAPQSSPFHIPDSLDRLVEFLVAPVKDFLPNKPEYPKGAESAHPYQGGEHAAIQRLKDLISSGAATTYDATRNGLLGTEFSTKLSAFLAQGCITARQVHAAMDSFERGTDPAFKDVEGFGALTKEEGMSEVEAQNTGMESIRTELLWRDYMRLCHQKDGNRLFQLTGTLRYKLDHAADMMDGMASITAQNGHNSENSDTGDNGAASAASDGDGSAQEKKLKSPDKERARSQQGSGINESLLAKEWKSADKEKALPRQSPTAEEVAKILERFNLGTTGMGLIDASQRELLHTGYTSNRARQNVASFLAKHLDIDWRYGAEWYEMLLVDYDVSSNWANWQYVAGVGNDPRGHMRIFNPVKQGFEYDPSGSYVRTWIPEVSGLEKLENAFQPWTASKEELEKTGLSGNDMVANPVKRIQFVVEGKPRTNKNGGFRRALARGNPSKTSQANGNGSGFGNGSGNGYRNSQDVRTDAPVVNGTTRGPRGRGGFRGSFGGPPRGSLGGSRGGFNGNTNGSPSPASNQGNGILAPGYGRGRGGGRRGGGGGYGAPPRGGSQNGYFPPAKMPRVNGSGNHDQVNGNQN, encoded by the exons ATGCTTGTTTATCGGACTACGACTCAACCAAGTTCAGATAGAAGTCATTCACGAGCAACGATGACGGCCTCAAAAGCACCCCAGAACATCCTCATTCACATCATCCGCCGTGACCTTCGGACGTCAGACAATCCCCTCTTCCATGCTGCGGCTACCGCACCAGATGAGGAGAAGTTCGATGCCTACCTCCCTCTGTATGTCTTTGATGCCCAACAGATCGATGTGTCGGGGTTCATCCAGTCTGCTGGTGCAACGAACCCGTACGGGTCACCTCGTAGCCAGGTAGCTGGCTACCACCGCTGCGGGCCTCACCGGGCCAAGTTTCTTGGCGAAGCTGTCTGGGACCTCTCAGAGACCTTGAAGGAGCTCAAGTCTGGCCTTTTCATCCGTGTGGGCAGAATTCCTGATGTGGTTGAGACGCTGGTCAGTGAATTGGCCAAGAAAGATGCCAAAATCGGCGCTGTCTGGATGACCAGCCATGAGGGCAGTGAGGAAAAGGCGGACGAGAAGGCTGTGGCTTCCTTGTGTAAAAAGGTTGGGGCCAAATGGAAGCTTTGGGTGGATGAAAAGTACTTCATTGACGA TCGTGACACGGGTCTTGAATCCATCGACAAGTTGCCCGGTGTCTTCACAGAGTATAAAAAGAAGCAGCTGCCCCTGCGCGAGAAGCCTCGTCCAGTTCTTCCGCCTATCGAGAAGGGTTCACTGCCGCCTCTCATTGATGCCGCCCTGGTCGCCCCGCAGTCCTCCCCGTTCCATATTCCTGATTCACTCGATCGCCTGGTTGAGTTCCTGGTTGCGCCCGTGAAGGACTTCCTCCCGAACAAACCCGAGTATCCAAAGGGTGCAGAGTCTGCACACCCCTACCAAGGAGGCGAGCACGCCGCCATCCAGCGGCTGAAGGACTTGATCAGCTCCGGAGCCGCCACCACATATGACGCGACCCGCAACGGCTTGCTTGGAACCGAGTTCAGCACCAAGCTGTCTGCCTTTTTAGCCCAGGGCTGCATCACGGCCCGTCAAGTTCATGCCGCAATGGATAGCTTCGAACGTGGTACTGATCCCGCCTTCAAGGACGTTGAGGGTTTTGGTGCGTTGACAAAGGAAGAAGGTATGTCTGAAGTCGAGGCACAGAACACTGGAATGGAATCCATCCGGACCGAACTGTTGTGGCGCGATTACATGAGGCTCTGTCACCAGAAAGACGGGAACAGGTTGTTCCAGTTGACGGGCACGTTGAGGTATAAATTGGACCATGCCGCCGACATGATGGACGGCATGGCTAGCATCACCGCCCAAAACGGCCACAACAGCGAGAACAGCGACACTGGCGACAACGGCGCAG CCAGCGCAGCCAGCGACGGTGACGGGAGTGCTCAGGAGAAAAAGTTGAAATCACCCGACAAGGAGAGAGCGCGGTCTCAACAGGGCAGCGGCATCAACGAGAGTCTTCTGGCGAAAGAGTGGAAGTCGgccgacaaggagaaggcttTGCCTCGGCAGTCGCCTACCGCTGAAGAAGTAGCGAAAATCTTGGAGCGCTTCAATCTCGGTACCACGGGCATGGGACTGATTGACGCTTCGCAGCGCGAGTTGCTACACACGGGGTACACGTCCAATCGCGCCCGACAGAATGTGGCGAGCTTTTTGGCGAAGCACCTCGACATTGACTGGCGATACGGGGCAGAGTGGTACGAGATGTTGCTGGTTGACTATGACGTGTCGTCGAATTGGGCCAATTGGCAGTACGTCGCTGGTGTCGGCAACGATCCCCGTGGCCACATGCGAATTTTCAACCCGGTCAAGCAGGGTTTTGAGTATGACCCGTCCGGGTCCTATGTCCGAACATGGATCCCCGAAGTGAGCgggttggagaagctggaaaATGCTTTTCAACCTTGGACTGCTTCGAAagaggagctcgagaagacGGGCCTGTCAGGCAATGACATGGTTGCGAACCCGGTCAAGAGGATCCAGTTTGTTGTCGAAGGCAAGCCGAGAACCAACAAGAACGGTGGCTTCCGAAGAGCACTCGCACGCGGCAACCCGTCCAAAACCTCTCAAGCGAATGGGAACGGCTCCGGCTTTGGAAACGGCTCCGGAAACGGCTACAGGAACTCACAGGACGTGCGGACGGATGCACCGGTTGTCAACGGTACCACTAGAGGGCCTCGTGGGCGGGGAGGATTTCGTGGGTCGTTTGGAGGACCTCCCAGGGGTTCTTTGGGAGGCAGCCGCGGGGGCTTCAATGGCAACACCAATGGTTCACCCAGCCCTGCATCAAACCAGGGCAATGGGATTTTGGCGCCCGGCTATggaagaggccgaggcggcggcagacgtggtggaggtggtggttatgGTGCACCTCCCCGGGGAGGCAGCCAAAATGGGTATTTTCCTCCAGCCAAGATGCCTCGAGTCAATGGCAGTGGCAATCACGATCAGGTCAATGGCAATCAAAATTAG
- a CDS encoding hypothetical protein (COG:G; EggNog:ENOG503P2FW; CAZy:CE5), whose translation MQFLTTVLALAGAVAALPVEQKTEIVEARQLFGSDTKNELINGGACPPVIFIYARGSTERGNLGTLGPSVGDALKDRFGSANVWVQGVGGAYTADLLDNALPDGTTRAAIAEMKGLLTLAHTKCPSAKVVAGGYSQGAALAAASISTSTAAIREQIKGVVLFGYTKNLQNLGRIPDYPRERTEVYCATGDLVCTGTLIVTAAHLTYGDEARNEAPRFLIARINAS comes from the exons ATGCAGTTCCTCACCACCGTTCTCGCCCTTGCcggcgctgttgctgctcttcCCGTCGAGCAAAAGACCGAGATTGTCGAGGCCCGCCAACTCTTTGGTTCCGACACCAAGAACGAGCTGATCAACGGAGGTGCTTGCCCTCCTGTCATCTTCATCTACGCTCGTGGCTCCACTGAGAGGGGCAACCTG GGAACTCTCGGCCCCTCGGTCGGCGATGCTCTGAAGGACCGCTTTGGGTCGGCCAATGTTTGGGTTCAGGGTGTTGGCGGTGCCTACACGGCTGATCTCCTCGACAACGCCCTCCCCGATGGCACTACCCGCGCGGCTATTGCTGAGATGAAGGGGCTCCTCACCTTGGCTCACACCAAGTGCCCCTCGGCCaaggttgttgctggtggttaCAG CCAAGGTGCGGCTCTGGCAGCCGCCTcgatcagcaccagcaccgctGCCATTCGCGAGCAGATCAAGGGCGTCGTCCTCTTCGGCTACACCAAGAACCTCCAGAACCTGGGCCGCATTCCCGACTACCCCCGCGAGCGCACCGAGGTTTACTGCGCCACTGGCGACTTGGTCTGCACCGGTACTTTGATCGTCACTGCTGCCCATCTTACCTATGGTGATGAGGCCCGCAACGAGGCTCCCAGATTCCTCATTGCTCGCATCAACGCCAGCTGA